A window of the Methanoregula sp. genome harbors these coding sequences:
- a CDS encoding (5-formylfuran-3-yl)methyl phosphate synthase, which translates to MQLLVSPSSIDEARRSGAADIIDVKKPSEGSLGANYPWVIREIKSFAKKPVSAAIGDFDFKPGGAALTAYGAACAGADYIKIGLTFEGKEKARAVISAVVKAVKDEYPEKFVVIAAYSDYQRMGSISPFDMAPIAADEGADFVMVDTGIKDRQSTFAFMNEDALRAFTETNTKLGLKTALAGALKFEDIDALKRINPAIIGVRGMVCGGDRNATVREDLIHTALAMIR; encoded by the coding sequence ATGCAATTGCTGGTCAGCCCAAGCTCAATCGATGAGGCCAGGCGCTCTGGTGCCGCTGATATCATCGATGTAAAGAAACCATCAGAGGGCTCGCTGGGCGCCAACTATCCATGGGTGATTCGCGAGATCAAATCCTTTGCAAAGAAACCCGTTAGTGCGGCCATTGGCGACTTCGATTTTAAACCGGGCGGCGCTGCGCTCACCGCATATGGTGCGGCCTGCGCCGGTGCAGATTATATCAAGATCGGGCTGACGTTTGAGGGAAAGGAAAAAGCCCGCGCTGTGATCTCTGCGGTGGTAAAAGCGGTAAAAGACGAATACCCTGAAAAGTTTGTCGTGATTGCTGCATATTCGGATTACCAGCGGATGGGATCGATCTCCCCGTTTGACATGGCACCGATCGCAGCAGATGAAGGAGCCGACTTTGTGATGGTCGATACCGGTATCAAGGACCGGCAGAGTACGTTTGCATTCATGAACGAAGATGCGCTCCGGGCATTTACCGAGACTAACACAAAACTCGGCCTTAAGACTGCTCTGGCAGGTGCACTAAAGTTCGAAGATATTGATGCACTCAAACGAATCAACCCGGCAATTATCGGGGTGCGCGGGATGGTCTGCGGGGGCGACCGGAATGCGACCGTGCGAGAAGACCTGATTCATACTGCACTCGCAATGATCAGGTAA
- a CDS encoding type II toxin-antitoxin system RelE/ParE family toxin, with protein sequence MYRIFLTRRAEKDLAAIPQEHRIRIENALERFAASPDQRHDIVKVKDSPKTVPRYRLRIGEYRATFYMHHDVLIIEILAVGKKKNFSY encoded by the coding sequence TTGTACCGGATTTTTCTAACCCGCCGGGCAGAGAAAGACCTTGCTGCTATCCCTCAGGAACACCGTATCAGGATCGAAAATGCCCTTGAGCGGTTTGCAGCCAGCCCGGACCAGCGGCATGATATCGTGAAGGTTAAGGACAGCCCCAAGACTGTACCGCGTTACCGGCTCCGGATTGGAGAATATCGGGCCACTTTTTACATGCACCATGATGTGCTGATCATCGAAATTCTCGCTGTAGGGAAGAAAAAGAATTTCTCATATTAA
- a CDS encoding HisA/HisF-related TIM barrel protein has protein sequence MELVLAMDLRQNLVVHGKSGNRDSYKPLDWGLSPTAEPLGYLADIRPKNLYIADLDRIEGTGSHDAIVKQCAENVSCCYVDRGCRFPDDLLSGTNLKNIIGTETGGADLSRYRGGYLSIDVKEGRVIPSGITPEAFLSRVNNWNFEGCIILNIGAVGTESGMDLRALESLRAAYDGRLLYGGGVATVSDLETLSSAGFDGAIIATALHRGHIPVAWIRRGTCC, from the coding sequence ATGGAACTCGTGCTTGCGATGGATTTGCGGCAGAATCTGGTTGTCCACGGCAAATCCGGGAACCGGGACAGCTATAAACCGCTCGACTGGGGTTTATCTCCGACGGCAGAACCGCTCGGGTACCTGGCAGATATCCGGCCAAAAAATCTCTACATTGCCGATCTCGACCGGATTGAAGGCACGGGTTCGCATGATGCAATCGTGAAGCAGTGCGCGGAAAATGTCTCATGCTGTTATGTGGATCGCGGTTGCCGTTTCCCCGATGATTTGCTCTCTGGAACAAATCTTAAAAATATTATCGGCACGGAAACGGGAGGCGCGGATCTCTCGCGATACCGTGGCGGTTACCTGAGCATCGATGTAAAAGAGGGTCGGGTGATTCCCTCCGGTATAACCCCGGAAGCATTCCTCTCCCGGGTAAATAACTGGAATTTCGAAGGATGTATTATTCTCAACATTGGCGCCGTGGGAACGGAATCTGGGATGGACTTAAGGGCACTGGAATCCCTGCGGGCAGCCTATGACGGCAGACTCTTGTATGGCGGCGGTGTTGCAACCGTTTCTGATCTCGAAACGCTCAGTTCGGCTGGATTTGACGGGGCAATCATTGCCACGGCCCTACACCGTGGGCATATCCCGGTTGCATGGATACGGAGGGGAACCTGTTGTTAA
- a CDS encoding valine--tRNA ligase, which yields MASSQDLPKNYDFAEVEERWRSIWRDEDHYFDKNSKKPQFVIDTPPPYPTGNFHIGNALNWCYIDFFARYKRMKGFNVMFPQGWDCHGLPTEVKVEELNHITKNDVSREEFRRMCRELTEKNIGLMRITLRKMAFSTDWSNEYVTMQPKYYGKTQLSFLRMLSSGYIYQSEHPVNYCTRCETAIAFAEVAYEDRETQLNYFDFDGVEIATTRPELLAACVAIAVHPEDERYRELKGRTMKVPLFGHDVPVVLDEAVDPAFGSGAVMICTFGDKQDVHWWKQHNLALRKAIDRQGRMTEIAGKYKGLNTTECRAAILAEMKAQDILKWQENLAQRVGTCWRCKTPIEILSERQWFVKIKPKEIADAAHQITWFPEHMLLRMENWVEQMEWDWCISRQRIFATPIPVWFCKKCGEMTVPEDKDLPVDPTQVAPKHPCKKCGSTDFAGEVDVLDTWMDSSISVLNVTGWDGSGKPPFFPAQIRPQGHDIIRTWAFYTILRSVALTGQKPWNEILVNGMVLGEDGFKMSKSRGNIIVPEEILVKYGADALRQWGAMGAATGSDIMFNWNDVVAASRFQTKMWNITKFALIQLEKEGFDPDAQITALADRWLLVRLSDTVEEVSAALEAYQFDVALKAIREFAWEVLADNYIELVKGRLYKSDESRKGACLALHTAFDALCRLLAPFTPYFAEECYSHLSPGKSVHKQPWVAFTYDDDAARMEGNLLVQVVAEVRKYKHDAGLALNAPLGKVTIYAPHTVNDEGDTGRTLNADVHWRTDAAKLDRVITDIDFNRSVVGPTFRKQAQAFMAAIKALSPEQLANPPKTIMLEGTETAVPDNAFTPKYSYMEEGAQVDVITVGDVILTIAKV from the coding sequence ATGGCGTCATCACAGGATCTACCAAAAAATTATGATTTTGCGGAGGTGGAGGAGCGCTGGCGCAGTATCTGGCGCGATGAAGATCACTATTTTGACAAGAATTCAAAAAAACCGCAGTTCGTGATCGACACCCCCCCGCCGTATCCTACCGGCAACTTCCATATCGGCAATGCACTGAACTGGTGCTACATCGACTTCTTCGCCCGCTACAAGCGGATGAAGGGGTTCAACGTGATGTTCCCGCAGGGATGGGACTGCCACGGGCTCCCGACCGAAGTGAAAGTCGAGGAACTCAACCACATCACGAAAAACGATGTCTCCCGCGAAGAGTTCCGGCGGATGTGCCGCGAGCTCACGGAAAAGAACATCGGCCTGATGCGCATCACCCTCAGAAAGATGGCATTCTCGACTGACTGGTCAAACGAGTACGTCACGATGCAACCGAAATATTACGGCAAGACCCAGCTCTCGTTCCTGCGCATGCTCTCTTCCGGCTACATCTACCAGAGCGAACACCCGGTGAACTACTGCACCCGGTGCGAGACGGCGATTGCATTTGCCGAAGTTGCCTATGAAGACCGGGAGACCCAGCTCAATTATTTCGATTTCGATGGCGTGGAGATCGCTACCACCCGGCCGGAACTGCTGGCAGCCTGTGTCGCCATCGCGGTTCACCCGGAGGATGAGCGCTACCGCGAGCTGAAAGGCAGGACCATGAAAGTCCCGCTCTTCGGTCACGATGTGCCGGTGGTGCTGGACGAGGCAGTTGATCCCGCATTTGGGTCCGGGGCCGTTATGATCTGTACCTTTGGGGACAAGCAGGATGTCCACTGGTGGAAACAGCACAACCTTGCCCTGAGAAAAGCGATCGATCGCCAGGGCCGGATGACGGAGATTGCCGGCAAATACAAGGGCCTCAATACCACCGAATGCCGGGCCGCGATCCTTGCCGAAATGAAGGCACAGGATATCTTAAAATGGCAGGAGAACCTTGCCCAGCGCGTGGGTACCTGCTGGCGATGCAAGACGCCGATCGAGATCCTGTCAGAACGCCAGTGGTTTGTGAAGATCAAGCCCAAAGAAATTGCGGACGCAGCCCACCAGATCACATGGTTCCCAGAACACATGCTCCTTCGTATGGAGAACTGGGTGGAGCAGATGGAGTGGGACTGGTGCATATCCCGGCAGCGAATCTTTGCCACCCCGATCCCGGTCTGGTTCTGTAAGAAATGTGGCGAGATGACGGTCCCGGAGGACAAGGACCTGCCCGTTGACCCCACGCAGGTCGCCCCGAAGCATCCCTGCAAGAAGTGCGGGAGCACGGATTTTGCCGGGGAAGTGGATGTGCTCGATACCTGGATGGACTCATCCATCTCGGTGCTGAACGTCACCGGCTGGGATGGCAGCGGCAAACCCCCCTTCTTCCCTGCACAGATCCGGCCGCAGGGCCACGATATCATCCGCACTTGGGCGTTCTATACGATCCTCCGGTCGGTAGCCCTCACCGGACAGAAACCTTGGAACGAAATCCTGGTCAATGGTATGGTGCTCGGCGAAGACGGCTTTAAGATGAGTAAGAGCCGGGGCAATATTATCGTGCCGGAAGAGATCCTCGTGAAGTACGGTGCCGATGCCCTCCGCCAGTGGGGGGCTATGGGAGCGGCAACGGGTTCGGACATCATGTTCAACTGGAACGATGTGGTTGCGGCCTCGCGGTTCCAGACCAAAATGTGGAACATCACGAAATTTGCCCTCATCCAGTTGGAGAAAGAGGGTTTTGATCCGGATGCACAGATCACCGCGCTCGCAGACCGCTGGCTGCTCGTCCGGCTCTCGGATACGGTTGAGGAGGTAAGCGCTGCACTGGAAGCCTACCAGTTTGACGTCGCCCTCAAGGCCATCCGCGAGTTTGCATGGGAAGTGCTGGCGGACAACTATATCGAGCTGGTCAAGGGACGGCTGTACAAGAGTGACGAATCAAGAAAAGGCGCGTGCCTTGCCCTGCACACCGCATTCGATGCGCTCTGCCGCCTGCTCGCACCGTTCACCCCGTACTTTGCCGAGGAGTGCTACTCGCACCTCAGTCCCGGCAAGAGCGTACACAAGCAGCCGTGGGTGGCATTCACCTACGATGATGATGCAGCCCGTATGGAGGGCAACCTGCTCGTACAGGTCGTGGCCGAAGTGCGCAAGTACAAGCACGACGCCGGCCTTGCCCTCAACGCGCCGCTCGGGAAGGTCACCATCTACGCACCCCACACGGTCAATGACGAGGGCGATACCGGCCGTACGCTCAATGCCGATGTCCACTGGCGCACGGATGCTGCGAAACTCGACCGGGTAATTACGGATATCGACTTCAACCGCTCGGTTGTGGGCCCCACATTCCGCAAACAGGCACAGGCTTTCATGGCCGCAATCAAGGCGCTCTCACCGGAACAACTGGCAAACCCACCAAAAACGATTATGTTGGAAGGAACGGAAACCGCAGTTCCGGATAATGCGTTTACGCCAAAATATTCCTACATGGAGGAAGGCGCACAGGTTGATGTGATCACGGTCGGCGATGTGATCCTGACGATTGCGAAAGTGTGA
- a CDS encoding redox-regulated ATPase YchF — translation MITLALAGKPNCGKSTFFKAATMANVEIANYPFTTINPNFGVGYVRTKCPCHDLKLTCTHCVDGNRFVAVNLIDVAGLVPDAHKGKGLGNQFLDNLRQADAILHMIDASGGTDSEGNPVGAGNHDPEEDIKFLIYEMTMWVHGILDKHWTRISRQSQGKGAAIEAGIAETFTGLGITMEDVRDIELELKIDLIHASIDDLIPLCAEIVKISKPMLVIGNKIDETPEALRTKLAAAKVAFVSAASELALRNAAGAHMIQYLPGDEEFRIANEGSLTAPQKAGLAKIAALMKQNHGTGVQQAINRAVYELLDMIVVYPVEDENHFCNKQGDVLPDAFLMKKGSTPHDLAFQVHTDIGKGFLYAVDARTKMRIKENHVLKDGDIIKIVSAAK, via the coding sequence ATGATTACCCTAGCGCTTGCAGGAAAACCTAACTGCGGAAAATCCACTTTTTTTAAGGCCGCGACCATGGCAAACGTTGAGATTGCCAACTACCCCTTTACGACCATCAACCCGAACTTTGGTGTCGGGTATGTGCGTACAAAGTGCCCGTGTCATGACCTCAAACTCACCTGCACGCACTGCGTGGACGGCAACCGGTTTGTGGCCGTGAACCTGATCGATGTAGCCGGTCTCGTGCCCGATGCCCACAAGGGCAAGGGGCTGGGCAACCAGTTCCTCGATAATCTCCGCCAGGCAGATGCAATCCTCCATATGATCGATGCCAGCGGCGGCACCGACAGCGAAGGCAACCCGGTGGGCGCGGGAAACCATGACCCGGAAGAGGATATCAAGTTCCTCATCTACGAAATGACGATGTGGGTGCACGGGATCCTTGACAAGCACTGGACGCGGATCAGCCGGCAGTCGCAGGGCAAGGGCGCGGCTATCGAGGCGGGAATAGCAGAGACCTTCACCGGCCTTGGCATCACCATGGAAGATGTGCGCGATATCGAACTGGAGCTCAAGATCGACCTGATCCACGCATCGATCGATGATCTCATTCCCCTGTGTGCCGAGATCGTGAAAATCTCAAAACCCATGCTCGTCATCGGCAACAAGATCGATGAGACCCCCGAGGCGCTGCGCACGAAACTCGCGGCAGCCAAGGTTGCGTTTGTGAGCGCGGCCTCCGAGCTTGCCCTCCGCAATGCGGCAGGAGCGCACATGATCCAGTACCTGCCGGGCGATGAGGAATTCAGGATTGCCAACGAAGGTTCGCTGACCGCACCCCAGAAAGCCGGGCTTGCAAAGATCGCTGCCCTGATGAAGCAGAACCATGGCACGGGTGTCCAGCAGGCGATCAACCGTGCAGTCTACGAGTTGCTCGATATGATCGTTGTGTACCCGGTCGAGGATGAGAACCACTTCTGCAACAAGCAGGGCGATGTGCTGCCCGATGCGTTCCTGATGAAGAAGGGCTCAACACCTCACGATCTCGCGTTCCAGGTGCACACGGATATCGGCAAGGGTTTCCTGTACGCAGTGGACGCCCGGACCAAGATGCGCATCAAGGAAAACCACGTACTCAAGGATGGCGACATCATCAAGATCGTGAGTGCGGCCAAGTAA
- a CDS encoding pyruvate kinase alpha/beta domain-containing protein — protein sequence MTFTQKNIWYFEKPGDANTADAARFAIGRAKELNIKTIVVASTSGSTADKFFAAMKGSGLNLVVVSHVMGFVKPGEWEFSREIAERLRGQGVNIVTGTHALSGLERALSRSPKIGGGSRSDAIAESLRRTVAVGLKVAVECVLIAADQGAIGISDEVIAVGGTMSGADTVCVIRPAHTSNFFDLQVREIVAMPRNR from the coding sequence ATGACGTTCACGCAGAAAAATATCTGGTATTTCGAAAAGCCGGGGGATGCAAACACCGCCGATGCAGCCCGGTTTGCCATCGGGCGCGCAAAGGAACTCAACATTAAAACAATCGTTGTCGCAAGCACATCCGGCTCAACTGCAGACAAGTTCTTTGCTGCAATGAAAGGTTCGGGACTCAACCTGGTTGTCGTCTCGCATGTCATGGGATTTGTAAAACCCGGCGAGTGGGAGTTCTCCAGGGAAATCGCGGAGCGGCTGCGCGGGCAGGGTGTGAATATTGTGACCGGCACGCACGCGCTCTCAGGACTGGAGCGTGCACTCTCCCGTTCACCCAAGATTGGCGGCGGATCGCGGTCCGATGCGATCGCTGAATCCCTCCGGCGCACGGTCGCCGTCGGGCTCAAGGTTGCAGTCGAATGCGTACTTATTGCCGCTGACCAGGGGGCTATCGGTATCAGCGATGAAGTCATCGCGGTCGGGGGCACTATGAGCGGCGCGGATACTGTCTGCGTAATCAGGCCCGCGCACACATCAAACTTCTTCGATCTCCAGGTGCGCGAGATCGTTGCAATGCCGAGGAACCGTTAA
- the tmk gene encoding dTMP kinase — protein MLITIEGIDGTGKSTLLTALKSQLMDLDPLFTREPGATWVGEAVRRAIAEQTDPITEASLFVADHAAHLATVVRPALAEGRLVISDRYSDSRFAYQSVTLKGIVSDPEGWLRAMHNGWSITPDRTFLLVLSIDDALTRLADKSGREHFERREVLEAVQNNYLAYARAEPSRFVIVDASLGKEEIAKFVADGIRLVVRSGKEGRKR, from the coding sequence TTGTTAATTACGATTGAAGGGATAGACGGGACCGGTAAGAGCACGCTGCTCACCGCGTTGAAAAGCCAGCTTATGGATCTCGATCCCCTCTTCACAAGAGAGCCCGGCGCAACATGGGTGGGCGAAGCAGTCCGGAGGGCGATCGCTGAACAGACCGATCCCATTACCGAAGCATCGCTCTTCGTTGCTGACCATGCGGCACACCTTGCTACGGTTGTCCGTCCCGCTCTTGCCGAAGGCAGGCTCGTGATCTCCGACCGGTACAGCGACAGCCGCTTTGCCTACCAGTCGGTGACGCTCAAAGGTATTGTTTCGGATCCGGAAGGCTGGCTGAGAGCAATGCACAACGGCTGGTCGATCACACCGGACCGCACATTCCTGCTCGTGCTCTCCATCGATGATGCCCTTACCCGACTCGCAGACAAGAGCGGGCGCGAGCATTTCGAGAGACGGGAAGTGCTCGAAGCAGTCCAGAACAATTATCTCGCGTATGCCCGTGCGGAACCTTCGCGGTTTGTTATCGTGGATGCTTCTTTGGGAAAAGAAGAGATTGCGAAATTTGTTGCGGATGGGATCCGGCTGGTTGTGCGATCGGGGAAAGAGGGGCGGAAGCGGTAG
- a CDS encoding TIGR00297 family protein — protein MARQRGLGYAAAITGAAILVGPYLKPAWLMGLVVILFALILWRFFDAKYLSYAMCALAALYGVTLLPFFVFATSLAMIVLGELVFQTDADDLNTYLYYVISTAWAGVLVMAYLNERAILTVIFGIIAAVLLKVILLKYEDSLILEAVGVAMTMWLIQELNYQVNLQLVVAAVIVGFTFGYFAFRAKTADLSGLFSAALVGIILLVFADARWFMIMLAFFILGSVATKYKFEYKKRIGVEQGRGGARGYRNVFANGIVAAAAAVLYGVFQDPIFIVMYVGCVATAAADTLASEIGVTGGIPYMITTFRKVPIGTNGGVTLVGESVALFGGLAVSVVAFLLGVITLPMVAICTFAGFIGTNIDSLAGATFENRGIWGNAGTNLIATIGGGLVAMGLFFALHLN, from the coding sequence ATGGCGCGACAAAGAGGCCTTGGATATGCAGCGGCAATTACCGGTGCAGCTATCCTGGTCGGACCCTATCTCAAGCCGGCATGGCTCATGGGACTGGTCGTTATCCTTTTCGCACTGATTCTGTGGCGTTTTTTCGATGCCAAATATCTCAGTTATGCCATGTGTGCTCTTGCTGCGCTCTATGGCGTTACGCTCCTTCCCTTCTTTGTCTTTGCCACCTCGCTTGCGATGATTGTGCTGGGGGAGCTCGTCTTCCAGACTGATGCAGACGATCTCAATACGTACCTGTATTATGTCATCTCGACTGCATGGGCGGGGGTTCTTGTCATGGCATACCTGAACGAGAGGGCTATCCTGACCGTTATCTTTGGTATCATCGCTGCGGTTCTCTTAAAGGTAATTCTGCTCAAGTACGAGGACTCGCTGATCCTTGAAGCAGTTGGGGTCGCGATGACGATGTGGCTGATCCAGGAGCTCAACTACCAGGTGAATCTCCAGCTGGTGGTTGCTGCGGTGATCGTCGGGTTCACGTTCGGTTACTTTGCCTTCCGTGCCAAAACCGCTGATCTCTCCGGGCTCTTCTCCGCTGCGCTCGTGGGCATTATCCTGCTTGTTTTTGCCGATGCCCGGTGGTTCATGATCATGCTCGCGTTTTTTATCCTCGGCTCGGTTGCTACCAAGTATAAGTTCGAGTATAAGAAGCGAATCGGTGTTGAGCAGGGGCGTGGCGGGGCTCGGGGTTACCGTAATGTTTTTGCCAACGGGATCGTTGCCGCAGCAGCTGCAGTACTCTATGGTGTCTTCCAGGATCCGATCTTTATTGTCATGTATGTCGGTTGTGTGGCAACGGCAGCGGCGGATACCCTTGCAAGCGAGATCGGTGTCACCGGCGGAATTCCGTACATGATCACGACGTTCAGAAAAGTACCCATTGGTACGAATGGCGGTGTAACGCTCGTGGGCGAATCGGTTGCCCTTTTCGGGGGTCTTGCAGTCTCGGTTGTTGCCTTCCTGTTAGGTGTAATTACCCTTCCCATGGTCGCGATCTGTACGTTTGCCGGTTTTATCGGCACGAATATCGACAGTCTTGCCGGGGCAACCTTTGAGAACCGGGGTATCTGGGGCAATGCAGGTACCAACCTGATTGCAACGATCGGCGGCGGACTGGTGGCAATGGGGCTTTTTTTTGCTCTTCACCTGAATTAA